One part of the Vitis riparia cultivar Riparia Gloire de Montpellier isolate 1030 chromosome 8, EGFV_Vit.rip_1.0, whole genome shotgun sequence genome encodes these proteins:
- the LOC117919752 gene encoding abscisic acid receptor PYL4: MPSNPPKSSLVVHRINSPNSITTATAASAAANNHNTSTMPPHKQVQKRSPLTSATQVPDAVSRHHTHVVGPNQCCSAVVQQIAAPVSTVWSVVRRFDNPQAYKHFVKSCHVVVGDGDVGTLREVRVISGLPAANSTERLEILDDERHVLSFSVIGGDHRLSNYRSVTTLHPSPSSTGTVVLESYVVDIPPGNTKEDTCVFVDTIVRCNLQSLAQIAENAAGCKRSSS, from the coding sequence atgccCTCAAACCCTCCAAAATCCTCGCTTGTGGTTCATAGAATCAACAGTCCTAATAGCATTACCACTGCCACCGCCGCTTCTGCCGCCGCGAATAACCATAATACTTCAACCATGCCTCCTCACAAGCAAGTTCAGAAGCGGTCTCCTCTAACGAGCGCCACCCAGGTCCCCGACGCTGTGTCACGCCACCACACCCACGTTGTCGGCCCCAATCAATGCTGCTCCGCCGTCGTCCAGCAAATCGCCGCCCCTGTCTCCACCGTCTGGTCCGTCGTCCGCCGCTTCGACAATCCTCAGGCCTACAAGCACTTCGTCAAGAGTTGCCACGTCGTTGTTGGCGATGGAGATGTCGGCACTCTCCGCGAGGTCCGCGTCATCTCCGGCCTCCCCGCGGCCAACAGCACCGAGCGCCTCGAAATCCTCGACGACGAGCGCCACGTCCTCAGCTTCAGCGTGATCGGTGGTGACCACCGCCTCTCCAATTACCGATCGGTCACCACTCTCCACCCCTCCCCCTCCAGCACCGGCACCGTGGTCCTGGAATCCTATGTCGTTGACATACCCCCAGGAAACACCAAAGAAGACACGTGTGTTTTTGTCGACACCATCGTTCGGTGCAACCTGCAATCCCTTGCTCAGATCGCGGAGAACGCCGCCGGCTGTAAGAGGTCATCGTCATGA